GCATCTTCTGGGTATTCAAAGTTGTTTTGAATAAACTTACTTATTCCTACCTTAAAACATTTCTTGGAATTTCTTTTACCATTTACGTTGCAGTTTGAGAAGGTTGGTACAATATCTACTTTATCAAAAGTAAAAACAGAGTTCTTTTCTACAGACTTTACCTTTTTTACTTCTTTAGTTTTGGTTTTAACTAAGGTCGTCTTATCGGTCTTATTGTCCTTTCTCTTTATTCTAAATCGAGTTTTATCGGGACTTGCAGTTTCAGTAATTTTAGGTGGAGTTTTTTTTGTTACCGACTTTCTGTTATAAACAATTTCCACTTCAATATTCTTTGAAGCGCTATTGCTCTTTTTGATTTTAACAGTATGGTCGTTGCTACTCTGGCCAAAGGCCGAGTTCATCATAAATAAACTATAGAGTAACCAAATAACTTTTTTCATTTCTGAGGGGATTAAAAGTTTGGTCCTAAATAATATTGGGATTACTAAAGTAATAAAAAAAATTAGTTTTTTAACATTTTTTTTAACTAAAAATCAATAAGATAAAGAATTTGTAACGAAAATTTCACAAATCTTACTTGTTCACTTTTGCCCAAGTATCTCTTAAACCTACTGTTTTATTAAAAACTAACTTTTCTTTGGTACTATCGTCATCAACATTAAAATATCCTAATCTTTGAAATTGGAATCTATCACCTATTGCGGCAGAAGCTAAACTTGGTTCAACAAATGCCTCAATCTTCTCCAAAGAATTAGGATTTAAAAACTCCATAAAATCTTTGTCTTTGTGAGAATCTGGTGCTTCATCAGAGAATAAACGATCATAAACTCTTACTTCTGCTTTAACAGCATGTTTCATCGAAACCCAATGTAAAGTTCCTTTCACCTTTCTCTTACTCTCTTCTGTTCCACTTCCTGACTTACTTAAAGGATCATACGTACAGTGAATTTCTGTAATATTACCATCCGCATCTTTCACACAGCTCTCTCCTTTTATAATGTAAGCGTTCTTTAAACGAACTTCTTTACCAATTGTTAATCGGAAATACTTTCTGTTTGCTTCTTCCTTAAAATCTTCTCTTTCTATGTATAATTCATGTGAAAACGGAACTTCTCTTGTGCCTGCATCCATTTCTGGATTGTTCTCCGCAATTAATATTTCCTCTTCTCCTTCAGGATAATTGGTAATTACTAATTTCACAGGATTTAAAACTCCCATTACTCTATTAGCCGTTTTATTTAAGTCCTCACGAATTTTGAACTCTAATAAAGCAACATCAATTACATTCTCTCTTTTGGAAACTCCTACTGTTTCAATGAAATTTCTAATAGACGCTGGAGTATATCCTCTTCTACGTAAACCAGAAATTGTAGGCATTCTAGGATCATCCCAACCAGCAACGATTCCTTCCTCAACTAATTTTAGAAGTTTACGCTTACTCATTATGGTATAGCTCAAATTCAAACGAGAAAACTCTCTTTGCTTTGGTGCATTAGGATATTCATCCTTACTATATTCAAATACGTTATCTCTAAACCAATTGTATAAATCACGATGTGGTTTAAATTCTAAAGAACATAATGAATGTGAAATTTGTTCGATATAATCACTTTCACCATGTGTCCAGTCGTACATTGGATAAATTACCCAATCATCCCCTGTTCTATGGTGTGCTTTTTTAAGAATACGATACATGATAGGATCACGCATTAACATGTTAGGTGAAGCCATATCAATCTTAGCTCTTAACACATGAGAACCTTCATCAAACTCACCATTTTTCATACGTGTAAACAAATCAAGATTCTCCTCTACAGATCTATCTCTGTATGGACTAGCAACACCAGGTTCAGTTGGAGTTCCTTTTTGTTCAGCCATAGCTTCAGAAGATTGACTATCTACATAAGCTTTTCCATCTTCAATTAACTGAACTGCCCAATCGTATAATTGTTGAAAATAATCAGAAGAATAACATTCGTTTGCCCATTGATAACCTAACCAAGAAACATCTTTCTTAATTGCATCAACATATTCTTGCTCCTCTTTTGCAGGGTTAGTATCATCAAAACGTAAGTTTACAGGAGCATTATACTTTTCTCCTAAACCAAAGCTAATTCCAATAGCTTTTGTATGACCAATATGAAGATATCCATTAGGTTCTGGTGGAAAACGAAAACGTAAATTTTCATTCTTCATTCCGTTTCCTAAATCCTCTTCTATAATTTGCTCAATAAAGTTCAATGATTTCTTTTCTTCTGACATCTTCTATTAAATTGAAGAGCAAAATTAATGAAAATAGTTGAGCAAACATTCTGTATAACCTTAAGTTATTTGTTTAATATTTTGTACTTCTTAATTTCCTCTTGCGTCATGTTATGTATATTATCTGCAGACGCTGCTTCAAGAGTATACCAATAGAATTCTGATGGAATTTCCATTTCCTTGTAGTACTCTAAATACATCTTATGAACTTCATCTTCTCTTGGATATTCTATTCCTTCTTTTTCGCCATCCGACCAAGAATGAACACCGATTTCTGCAGTACTATCAGCATTTCTTTTTTTACCAGCCAAAAACATATCTGTTCCCCCAGAAGCTACCATTCCACCTTTAGGAATAAATGTATTTATATTTCTTTTACGAATTTCACGAGATGCTAATAAGTTAATATGATCATCAATCGATCCAGGTACTTCCTCCATAACTAATGTTTTTACCTCTGGATTTTGATCTAATACTTCCTTAAGATCATCCAATGTATTTGCATAGATGACACCGTTCATATACAAGCTATCTTTTGATGAAGATTTAAATTCGAAGGTTGCAGTTTGTTCTCCCATTACTTTCATCATCATCTTTTGTCCAAATCCTGTTGAGAAATACAGTTGTGGATAAAAGAAAAATGCTAAAACTCCAATGAATATTAATGTAATTGTTCCAAAAAATAATTTTTTCATAATGACTTTGATTTAAAAATTTGAACATAAAAAAACTCCATACACCTATCGTTTTATTGATAAGGTATATGGAGCATTTCCATAAAAATTAACTTATAACCCTCAATTTCTTCCTTATGATAGGATTATAAACTTATGTATTTGATTATATGACGTAGAACCTCTTCTAATGTTACAAAATCAAGTAAAATTAATTTACCTTTTATAAGTTCCATCGGGTAAAACAGTTGGGAATTTGTATGTATTATTTGTCAATAACGTATAAATATCCTTGTCCTTATCTTCAACCTTTTCCTTTGTATTTAGCTTCCATTCTTGTTGAATTTCACTCAAACGATTTGATTGCGCTCCTAAAATAGAAGTCATCGCCCAATAAAAGTATTCCGTTGCTTGACAATCGTAAGTACATGTTGTATCATCATAAGTATACCAGGCTTCAGAAGGATAAGTACTTGGGATGCTTGTAAAACTACCACCACGTGCTTTATCCATAGCATTAGTTAGTGATGTTCCAGCATTTTCACCGAAAATTTCCGGATATGCTTTAGAATATCCTGCATGCGTAATAATGTGCCAAACTTCTTCTAATGAAGCATCAAACCGTCCTGTTTTTCCATTTGAAACAAAACTCGGAATCGTTTCTTCATTTCCTAAATCCTGACCTAATCTTCCTGAAGGAGGATTAATTGAGTTTAAATCAGATTCAGATTTCCACATAAATAAAAACGCCTTATTCTCTAGCATTTTATCCAGAACCAATTGATTATCTATTACTCCATCTTCGTTATTATCTAAATATTGCGCCATAACATTTGCCGCGTGCAGTAATTTTGCATCTTCTACTCCTGAAACCGCATAAATATCAATTCCAAAGACGACAACCTTTCTATTAAACGCTGTCATGCCAGCATCTGTGTTGGCAACGATT
This genomic window from Tenacibaculum sp. 190524A05c contains:
- a CDS encoding energy transducer TonB: MKKVIWLLYSLFMMNSAFGQSSNDHTVKIKKSNSASKNIEVEIVYNRKSVTKKTPPKITETASPDKTRFRIKRKDNKTDKTTLVKTKTKEVKKVKSVEKNSVFTFDKVDIVPTFSNCNVNGKRNSKKCFKVGISKFIQNNFEYPEDAIEDGITGKVNIKFTINKNGKVVNVIATDTNDSETLTSYSVELISKLPKLEPALKEGKPVASSYEFQLDFSL
- a CDS encoding glutamine--tRNA ligase/YqeY domain fusion protein codes for the protein MSEEKKSLNFIEQIIEEDLGNGMKNENLRFRFPPEPNGYLHIGHTKAIGISFGLGEKYNAPVNLRFDDTNPAKEEQEYVDAIKKDVSWLGYQWANECYSSDYFQQLYDWAVQLIEDGKAYVDSQSSEAMAEQKGTPTEPGVASPYRDRSVEENLDLFTRMKNGEFDEGSHVLRAKIDMASPNMLMRDPIMYRILKKAHHRTGDDWVIYPMYDWTHGESDYIEQISHSLCSLEFKPHRDLYNWFRDNVFEYSKDEYPNAPKQREFSRLNLSYTIMSKRKLLKLVEEGIVAGWDDPRMPTISGLRRRGYTPASIRNFIETVGVSKRENVIDVALLEFKIREDLNKTANRVMGVLNPVKLVITNYPEGEEEILIAENNPEMDAGTREVPFSHELYIEREDFKEEANRKYFRLTIGKEVRLKNAYIIKGESCVKDADGNITEIHCTYDPLSKSGSGTEESKRKVKGTLHWVSMKHAVKAEVRVYDRLFSDEAPDSHKDKDFMEFLNPNSLEKIEAFVEPSLASAAIGDRFQFQRLGYFNVDDDSTKEKLVFNKTVGLRDTWAKVNK